In the Mastacembelus armatus chromosome 2, fMasArm1.2, whole genome shotgun sequence genome, one interval contains:
- the orc4 gene encoding origin recognition complex subunit 4 yields MSKRKVQNDHMPSGECVTQLQTILRKRLCHQQLPEKLEGVEAQHKHLLELLKQTAIHGESNSVLIIGPRGAGKTTLLKCVLRHLLEEKEVQKNLLQVHLNGLLQTDDRIALKEITRQLNLENVVGDKVFGSFAENLAFLLEALKKGDRSSSRPVLFVLDEFDLFAHHKNQTLLYNLFDVSQSAQAPIAVVGVTCRLDVLELLEKRVKSRFSHRQIHLLSSLTFAQYLERVRAQLSLLDDFPETKFAQNWNAGIETLCEDKSVKEVLQRHYNSSKDFRSVHMLLMSCLSRVSVAKPAIKPVDLLEASRLCLADAKANMLHGLSILELCLIIAMKHLNDIYEGEPFNLQMVHNEFKKFLQRKSNSMYNFDQPVVMKAFEHLQQLELIRPVDGSSAKTQREYQLMRLMLDHSQIMEALQKYPQCPTDVQQWAMSAFG; encoded by the exons CACAG CTTCAGACCATTTTAAGGAAGCGACTTTGCCACCAGCAGCTCCCCGAGAAGCTGGAGGGAGTAGAAGCTCAACACAA acaccTCCTTGAGCTGCTGAAGCAGACGGCCATCCACGGGGAGAGTAACTCGGTGCTAATCATCGGCCCCAGAGGAGCAGGGAAAACAACG ctgctgaagtGTGTGTTGAGACACCTGCTGGAGGAAAAAGAGGTGCAGAAAAACCTGTTACAGGTTCATCTCAATG GTCTCCTGCAAACAGATGACAGAATAGCACTGAAAGAGATAACACGGCAGCTTAATCTGGAAAATGTTGTTGGTGACAAAGTATTT GGAAGTTTTGCGGAGAATCTGGCTTTTCTGCTGGAGGCGCTGAAGAAAG GTGATCGCAGCAGCAGTCGCCCGGTGCTGTTCGTCCTGGATGAGTTCGACCTGTTTGCCCATCATAAGAACCAGACTCTGCTCTACAACCTGTTTGACGTGTCCCAGTCTGCCCAGGCCCCCATCGCTGTGGTCGGCGTCACCTGCAGGCTG GATGTTCTGGAGCTGTTGGAGAAGCGTGTAAAGTCGCGGTTTTCCCACCGTCAGATCCACCTCCTGAGCAGCCTGACCTTCGCTCAGTACCTGGAGCGGGTCCGAGCACAGCTGAGCTTGTTGGATGATTTTCCTGAGACAAAGTTCGCTCAGAACTGGAATGCTGGTATCGAG ACTCTGTGTGAAGACAAGTCGGTCAAGGAGGTTTTGCAGAGACACTACAACTCTAGCAAAGACTTCCGCTCAGTGCACATGCTGCTG ATGTCGTGTCTGAGCCGTGTCTCTGTAGCCAAACCTGCCATCAAGCCCGTCGACCTGTTGGAGGCCAGCAGGCTGTGTTTAGCCGACGCCAAGGCCAACATGCTCCACG GTCTGTCCATCTTGGAGCTGTGCCTCATCATCGCTATGAAGCACCTCAACGACATCTACGAAGGAGAGCCATTCAATCTGCAAATGGTTCACAACG AGTTTAAGAAGTTCCTGCAGAGGAAATCAAACTCCATGTACAACTTTGACCAGCCTGTTGTCATGAAG GCCTTTGagcacctgcagcagctggagctgaTCCGGCCGGTCGACGGCTCCTCGGCCAAAACTCAGAGGGAATACCAGCTCATGCGACTCATGCTGGACCACAGTCAGATCATGGAAGCCCTGCAGAAGTACCCACAATGCCCCACAGATGTCCAACAGTGGGCCATGTCGGCATTCGGCTAA
- the acvr2ab gene encoding activin receptor type-2A has translation MGDATKLAFAVFLISCSSGAILGRSETQECVYYNSSWEKERTNRSGIEPCYGEKDKRRHCFATWKNVSGTVEVVKQGCWLDDVNCYDSNECVEKKESPDVFFCCCEGNMCNERFLYAPEAPPQSDPHQSTAYTTSNPYSQKPQLFSTLLYSLVPIIGLAAVVLFSFWMWRHHKLAYPAALVPTHDPGPSPPSPVLGHKPLQLIEVKARGRFGCVWKAQLLNEYVAVKIFPIQDKLSWQNEYEIYSVSGMKHDNILHFIGVEKRNNNLDLELWLITAYHDKGSLTDYLKANVVSWNELCHIAQTAARGLAYLHEDIPGHKEGHKPSIAHRDIKSKNVLLKSNLTACIADFGLALKFEAGKSAGDTHGQVGTRRYMAPEVLEGAINFQRDSFLRIDMYAFGLVLWELASRCTAADGPVDEYMLPFEEEVGQHPSLEDMQEVVVHKKLRPCLRDCWQKHTGLAMLCETIEDCWDHEAEARLSAGCVEERIGQMQRQAPIIGPEEIVTVVTMVTNVDLPPKESSL, from the exons GTGCCATCCTAGGACGCTCCGAGACTCAGGAGTGCGTATATTACAATTCCAGCTGGGAGAAGGAGCGCACCAACCGCAGCGGCATTGAGCCCTGCTATGGCGAGAAAGACAAGCGACGGCACTGCTTTGCCACATGGAAGAATGTCTCTGGTACCGTCGAGGTCGTCAAGCAAGGCTGCTGGCTGGATGATGTCAACTGCTATGACAG TAACGAGTGTGTGGAGAAGAAGGAGAGTCCTGAcgttttcttctgctgctgtgaaggCAACATGTGCAACGAGAGGTTCCTGTATGCCCCGGAAGCACCCCCACAAAGTGACCCGCACCAGTCAACCGCCTACA cCACCTCCAACCCATATTCCCAGAAGCCCCAGCTTTTCAGCACTCTGCTTTACTCCCTGGTTCCCATCATCGGCCTGGCTGCAGTCgtcctcttctctttctggaTGTGGAGACACCACAAACTGGCCTACCCAGCTGCGCTGGTCCCCACACAT GACCCCGGACCCTCACCCCCATCCCCCGTTTTGGGACACAAGCCACTGCAGCTGATCGAGGTGAAAGCAAGGGGGCGCTTCGGGTGCGTGTGGAAGGCCCAGCTGCTGAATGAATATGTGGCCGTGAAAATCTTCCCCATTCAG GACAAGCTCTCTTGGCAGAACGAGTATGAGATCTACAGCGTGAGCGGCATGAAGCACGACAACATCCTCCACTTCATCGGTGTGGAGAAGAGGAACAACAACCTGGATCTGGAGCTGTGGCTCATCACCGCCTACCATGATAAG GGCTCACTGACAGACTACCTGAAGGCCAACGTGGTGTCCTGGAACGAGCTCTGCCACATTGCCCAGACGGCAGCCCGCGGCCTGGCCTACCTCCATGAAGACATCCCAGGACACAAGGAAGGACACAAGCCCTCCATCGCTCACAG GGACATTAAGAGTAAGAATGTGCTGTTGAAGAGTAACCTGACAGCCTGCATAGCTGACTTTGGCCTTGCCCTGAAGTTTGAGGCTGGAAAATCAGCAGGGGATACACACGGACAG GTGGGTACACGGCGTTACATGGCTCCTGAAGTCTTGGAGGGCGCCATCAACTTCCAGCGCGACTCCTTCCTGCGTATCGACATGTACGCCTTTGGCCTGGTCCTCTGGGAGCTGGCGTCGCGATGCACAGCCGCCGATG GCCCGGTGGATGAGTACATGCTCCCGTTTGAGGAGGAGGTGGGTCAGCACCCGTCTCTGGAGGACATGCAGGAGGTCGTGGTGCATAAGAAACTGCGGCCCTGCCTGCGGGACTGCTGGCAGAAACACACG GGTCTGGCCATGCTTTGCGAAACCATCGAGGACTGCTGGGACCACGAGGCCGAGGCACGTCTTTCCGCCGGCTGTGTTGAAGAGCGCATCGGCCAGATGCAGCGCCAAGCCCCTATCATCGGCCCCGAGGAGATCGTCACTGTTGTCACCATGGTGACCAATGTGGACCTCCCACCCAAGGAATCCAGCTTATGA